The proteins below come from a single Rosa rugosa chromosome 2, drRosRugo1.1, whole genome shotgun sequence genomic window:
- the LOC133732244 gene encoding small ribosomal subunit protein uS8z/uS8w, translating to MVRVSVLNDALKSMYNAEKRGKRQVMIRPSSKVIIKFLIVMQKHGYIGEFEYVDDHRSGKIVVELNGRLNKCGVISPRFDVGVKEIEGWTARLLPSRQFGYIVLTTSAGIMDHEEARRKNVGGKVLGFFY from the exons ATGGTGAGAGTCAGCGTTTTGAACGATGCTCTGAAGAGCATGTACAACGCCGAGAAGAGGGGCAAGAGACAGGTCATGATCAGGCCTTCGTCCAAGGTCATCATCAAGTTCCTTATCGTTATGCAGAAGCACG GTTATATTGGAGAGTTTGAGTATGTTGATGACCATAGATCTGGAAAGATTGTGGTTGAACTCAATGGGAGGCTGAACAAGTGTGGGGTTATCAGTCCTCGCTTTGATGTTGGTGTCAAGGAGATTGAAGGCTGGACTGCTAGACTTCTTCCGTCAAGACAG TTTGGATACATTGTGTTGACAACATCTGCTGGAATCATGGATCACGAGGAAGCTAGGAGAAAGAATGTTGGTGGCAAGGTTCTCGGTTTCTTTTATTGA